In one Pseudomonadota bacterium genomic region, the following are encoded:
- a CDS encoding acyl-CoA dehydrogenase family protein gives MKLTEQHQQIRDSAHAFIERQINPHVAAWEQAERFPAHELFRKLGEQGFLGLTQPEAYGGLDLDLSYGLVLAQALGRIKSGGVALAIGVQTDMATPALAEFGSDELRQEFLAPAVAGELVGCIGVSETEAGSDVAAIRTSARKEGQDYVINGGKMWITHGLQADWMCCLVNTSDASPYKNKSLIVIPMQAKGVERARKLKKLGMWASDTAQVFFDNVRVPRRYLIGHEGQGFPMQMFQFQQERLWGAANALGAIEQVLSDTIEYTRSRQAFGSSILDKQWVHFHLAELLTEVEALRALIYEATERCLEGQDVTRLASMAKLKAGRLTRKVADTCLQFWGGMGYMWEASVSRLYRDGRLASIGGGADEVMLSIICKLDGLVGR, from the coding sequence ATGAAGCTCACCGAGCAGCACCAGCAGATTCGGGACTCGGCGCATGCGTTTATCGAGCGGCAGATCAATCCCCACGTCGCTGCCTGGGAGCAGGCGGAGCGGTTTCCCGCTCACGAGCTGTTCAGAAAGCTCGGTGAGCAGGGCTTTTTGGGGCTGACCCAGCCCGAGGCCTACGGCGGCTTGGATCTGGATCTCTCCTACGGTCTGGTGCTCGCCCAAGCGCTCGGCCGCATCAAAAGCGGTGGTGTGGCCTTGGCCATAGGCGTTCAAACCGACATGGCGACGCCGGCGCTGGCCGAGTTCGGTTCGGACGAGCTTCGGCAGGAGTTTCTTGCGCCCGCAGTTGCTGGCGAGCTCGTCGGATGCATCGGCGTGAGCGAGACCGAAGCCGGATCGGACGTGGCTGCCATCCGCACGTCTGCTCGCAAGGAGGGGCAGGACTACGTGATCAACGGGGGCAAGATGTGGATCACCCACGGTCTGCAAGCTGACTGGATGTGCTGTCTCGTCAACACGAGCGATGCATCCCCGTACAAGAACAAGTCGCTGATCGTGATCCCGATGCAGGCCAAGGGGGTCGAGCGCGCGCGCAAACTGAAGAAACTAGGCATGTGGGCTTCGGACACGGCTCAGGTATTCTTCGACAACGTGCGCGTGCCGCGGCGTTACTTGATCGGCCACGAGGGTCAGGGCTTTCCCATGCAGATGTTTCAATTCCAGCAGGAACGGCTCTGGGGCGCGGCCAACGCGCTGGGAGCGATCGAGCAGGTGCTTTCGGACACCATCGAGTATACGCGCTCCCGCCAGGCCTTTGGGAGCTCGATTCTGGACAAGCAGTGGGTGCACTTTCACCTCGCGGAGCTTCTGACCGAGGTGGAAGCCCTGCGAGCCTTGATCTACGAAGCGACCGAGCGTTGTCTCGAGGGGCAGGACGTGACCCGCCTGGCGTCGATGGCGAAGCTCAAGGCGGGACGGTTGACCCGCAAGGTCGCCGACACCTGCCTTCAGTTTTGGGGTGGCATGGGATACATGTGGGAAGCCAGCGTGAGCCGCTTGTATCGCGATGGCAGGCTCGCCTCGA